A genomic stretch from Bacillus sp. N1-1 includes:
- a CDS encoding diacylglycerol kinase: MKRARLIYNPTSGREQVKRSLPYILERLEKNGYETSAHATTCEGDATEAARIAVERRFDLVIAAGGDGTIYEVINGIAEQPYRPKMGIIPVGTTNDFARAIGVPRTVEGAMDVLCNGLEMPIDIGRVNEHYFINIAGGGRLTELTYEVPSKLKTMLGQLAYYMKGIEMLPSIRPARTRIEYDGKLFEGEIMLFLVSNSNSIGGFEKLAPHASLNDGLFDLMILKKTNIAEFIRIASSALRGDHINDPNVVYKKASHIKVESVDKMQLNLDGEYGGPLPAEFTNLYRHITMIVPKETSEKHTNEEEAAHKRAISGE; the protein is encoded by the coding sequence ATGAAACGTGCGAGACTAATCTATAATCCAACGTCCGGAAGAGAACAAGTGAAGAGGTCACTACCATATATCCTCGAACGCCTTGAAAAAAATGGGTACGAGACGTCTGCCCATGCAACCACTTGTGAAGGCGATGCGACGGAAGCAGCGCGCATTGCCGTCGAGCGACGCTTTGATCTTGTCATTGCGGCAGGTGGAGATGGGACGATCTATGAAGTGATCAATGGTATTGCCGAGCAGCCATATCGGCCGAAGATGGGGATTATTCCAGTTGGTACAACCAATGACTTTGCACGAGCGATTGGCGTTCCGCGCACAGTTGAAGGTGCGATGGACGTTCTGTGTAATGGTCTTGAAATGCCAATTGATATCGGTCGAGTGAACGAGCATTATTTCATCAATATCGCAGGTGGCGGACGCCTGACAGAATTAACGTATGAAGTGCCTAGTAAGCTTAAAACAATGCTTGGCCAGCTAGCTTACTATATGAAAGGCATTGAGATGCTTCCATCGATTCGTCCTGCAAGAACCAGGATTGAATACGACGGTAAGCTTTTTGAAGGTGAAATTATGCTTTTCCTTGTTTCAAACTCAAACTCCATCGGCGGATTTGAGAAGCTAGCTCCACATGCATCGTTGAATGATGGCCTGTTCGATTTAATGATTTTAAAGAAGACGAACATCGCAGAATTCATTCGCATCGCAAGCAGTGCACTTCGCGGTGATCATATTAATGATCCAAATGTGGTGTATAAGAAAGCTAGTCACATTAAAGTAGAATCAGTTGATAAAATGCAGCTGAATCTGGACGGCGAGTACGGTGGCCCGCTTCCAGCCGAGTTTACGAACTTATACCGACATATTACAATGATCGTGCCGAAAGAAACGAGCGAAAAACATACAAATGAAGAAGAAGCCGCGCACAAGCGCGCCATTTCAGGTGAGTAG
- the gatB gene encoding Asp-tRNA(Asn)/Glu-tRNA(Gln) amidotransferase subunit GatB, translating into MNFETIIGLEVHSELKTNTKIFCNCSTNFGAPPNTNVCPICLGHPGVLPVMNEQAVDFAMRAAMALNCEIAEDTKFDRKNYFYPDNPKAYQISQYDKPIGENGWIDIEVNGKTKRIGITRLHLEEDAGKLTHVDGENHSLVDFNRQGTPLVEIVSEPDIRTPEEAYAYLEKLKAILQYTEVSDCKMEEGSLRCDANLSLRPYGQEEFGTKTELKNLNSFANVQKGLQYEEVRQEKELLAGNVIGQETRRYDEAGKKTILMRVKEGSDDYRYFPEPDLVRLAINQEWMNRVRADIPELPDARRERYVKEYDLPEYDAMVLTQSKKMSDFFEVAIGQGADPKQTSNWLMGEVSAYLNANYKEIDEVALTPEGLGKLISLIEKGTISSKIAKKVFKDLIEKGGDPEQIVKDKGLVQISDEGELRSIVSGILDENEQSIEDYKNGKDRAIGFLVGQVMKATKGKANPPMVNKLIVEEMDKR; encoded by the coding sequence ATGAATTTTGAAACTATTATTGGTCTGGAAGTTCACTCAGAACTGAAGACAAACACAAAGATTTTCTGTAATTGTTCAACGAATTTCGGTGCGCCGCCTAACACGAACGTTTGCCCGATCTGTCTCGGCCATCCTGGTGTTCTTCCAGTAATGAACGAACAGGCCGTTGATTTTGCAATGCGTGCGGCAATGGCATTGAACTGTGAAATCGCTGAAGATACGAAGTTTGACCGTAAAAACTATTTCTATCCAGATAACCCGAAAGCCTATCAGATCTCTCAATATGATAAGCCAATCGGTGAAAATGGATGGATTGATATTGAAGTAAACGGCAAAACAAAGCGCATTGGGATTACACGTCTTCACCTTGAGGAAGATGCAGGTAAGCTCACGCACGTTGATGGCGAGAATCACTCTCTTGTCGACTTCAACCGTCAGGGTACGCCTCTTGTTGAGATCGTATCTGAGCCGGATATCCGTACACCAGAAGAAGCGTATGCGTACCTTGAGAAGCTTAAAGCGATTCTTCAATATACGGAAGTGTCTGACTGTAAAATGGAAGAAGGATCTCTTCGCTGTGATGCGAACCTTTCTCTTCGTCCGTATGGTCAAGAAGAATTTGGTACGAAAACAGAGCTTAAGAACTTGAACTCATTTGCTAACGTACAAAAAGGTCTTCAATATGAAGAAGTACGTCAGGAGAAAGAACTTCTTGCAGGAAACGTGATCGGTCAGGAAACGCGTCGTTACGACGAAGCTGGCAAGAAAACGATCTTAATGCGTGTGAAAGAAGGATCTGACGACTACCGCTACTTCCCAGAACCGGACCTTGTTCGTCTTGCGATCAATCAAGAATGGATGAACCGCGTTCGTGCGGACATTCCTGAGCTTCCAGACGCTCGTCGTGAGCGCTATGTGAAGGAATATGACCTTCCTGAGTACGATGCGATGGTGCTTACTCAATCCAAGAAAATGTCCGATTTCTTTGAAGTGGCCATTGGCCAGGGTGCTGATCCAAAACAGACTTCAAACTGGTTAATGGGTGAAGTATCGGCTTACTTAAATGCGAACTATAAAGAAATTGACGAAGTTGCTCTTACTCCAGAAGGATTAGGGAAACTGATTTCTCTGATTGAAAAGGGAACAATTTCTTCGAAGATTGCGAAGAAAGTCTTCAAAGACCTTATTGAAAAAGGCGGCGATCCTGAACAGATCGTTAAAGACAAAGGCCTTGTACAGATTTCTGATGAAGGCGAGCTTCGTTCTATCGTTTCAGGTATTCTTGATGAGAACGAACAATCCATCGAAGACTACAAAAACGGGAAAGACCGTGCTATCGGCTTCCTTGTTGGTCAAGTGATGAAAGCAACCAAAGGAAAAGCAAACCCTCCAATGGTTAACAAGCTTATTGTAGAAGAAATGGATAAACGCTAA
- the rlmD gene encoding 23S rRNA (uracil(1939)-C(5))-methyltransferase RlmD, with protein MSNQEVPVKKNDVVEVEFRDLSHDGAGVAKIDGYTLFVPYGIPGETANVKVIKTKKGYGFGKILDVKVESEDRNTPPCPIFYQCGGCQTQHITYDSQLRFKHKQVQDVMERIAKIDVPVYPVLGMEDPWRYRNKAQVPVGEQNGKIVAGFYQQRSHQIIDMDQCLIQEQENDEVLRVVKEIAEKYGIRAYDERSHRGTLRHVVAKYGKQTDDIMVVIVTKNKDLPNRKNIIKDITEQLPKVKSIVQNVNPKRTNVIFGDETRVLWGSPYIYDTIGDIKFAISARSFYQVNPDQTKVLYDQALEYAGLTGNETVIDAYCGIGTISLFLAQKAKQVYGVEIVPEAIEDAKRNAELNGITNAEFAVGEAETVIPAWKEQGIKPDVIVVDPPRKGCDEALLQTIIDMKPEKVVYVSCNPATLARDLRILEDGGFETKEVQPVDMFPHTTHVECVAVLEL; from the coding sequence ATGAGTAATCAAGAAGTACCTGTAAAAAAGAATGACGTTGTCGAAGTAGAATTCAGAGACCTTTCCCATGACGGGGCAGGCGTCGCGAAAATAGATGGATACACGCTTTTCGTCCCGTATGGCATTCCAGGAGAAACCGCGAACGTAAAAGTGATCAAGACGAAGAAAGGCTACGGCTTCGGAAAGATTCTCGATGTGAAAGTTGAGAGCGAAGACCGCAATACACCGCCATGCCCGATCTTCTATCAGTGCGGCGGCTGCCAAACACAGCACATCACGTACGATAGCCAGCTAAGATTCAAGCACAAGCAAGTTCAAGACGTGATGGAGCGCATCGCAAAGATCGATGTACCCGTTTACCCTGTTCTTGGCATGGAAGATCCATGGCGCTACCGCAACAAAGCGCAGGTTCCTGTAGGAGAACAGAATGGCAAAATCGTCGCAGGCTTCTATCAGCAGCGCAGTCACCAGATTATCGACATGGACCAGTGCCTGATTCAAGAGCAGGAAAACGATGAAGTTTTACGCGTTGTAAAAGAAATTGCTGAGAAGTACGGCATCCGTGCATACGACGAGCGCTCACATCGCGGAACGCTCAGACATGTTGTTGCAAAATATGGGAAGCAAACGGACGACATCATGGTCGTCATTGTTACGAAAAACAAAGACTTACCAAATCGCAAGAACATCATCAAAGACATCACAGAGCAACTTCCGAAAGTGAAATCAATCGTTCAGAATGTGAATCCAAAGCGCACAAACGTGATCTTCGGTGACGAAACCCGCGTCCTATGGGGATCACCATACATTTACGATACGATCGGTGATATTAAATTCGCGATCTCAGCACGCTCCTTCTATCAGGTAAATCCTGATCAAACGAAGGTGCTTTACGATCAGGCGCTTGAATACGCTGGACTTACTGGGAACGAAACGGTCATCGATGCTTATTGTGGCATCGGCACGATTTCTCTGTTCCTTGCGCAAAAAGCGAAGCAGGTATACGGCGTTGAAATTGTACCGGAAGCGATTGAAGATGCGAAGCGTAATGCTGAGCTAAACGGCATTACAAACGCAGAGTTTGCCGTTGGAGAAGCAGAGACCGTCATCCCAGCCTGGAAAGAGCAGGGCATCAAGCCTGACGTGATTGTCGTTGACCCACCACGTAAAGGCTGTGACGAGGCGCTGCTTCAAACGATTATTGATATGAAACCTGAGAAAGTTGTTTATGTATCATGTAATCCGGCAACGCTAGCACGGGATTTACGCATCCTAGAAGATGGTGGATTTGAAACGAAGGAAGTCCAGCCGGTTGATATGTTTCCGCATACGACTCACGTGGAGTGCGTAGCCGTACTAGAACTATAA